A segment of the Mercurialis annua linkage group LG4, ddMerAnnu1.2, whole genome shotgun sequence genome:
CAGTAGATGGAGATTCACTTCCGGAAGTGGTTGCAGGTTTTACGACTCCATTTAGGTTTCAATATGGTAGATCCAAGCTGTGGGATAACGAATTGACGTACTTGAGGAAGTTGGCTCGTGCTCAACCTACTCATTTTGTCCTTGGTACTCTTATCAACTATAAACTTTAAATGTTTGTAACTTAGAAACAAAGACATGCATTCATTGTGTCCTTGGTCTATAAGTGCAAGTAATGGTAAATGCTGAAATCAATTGTGTATGTATctgaatttataattgaaagaAAAGCAAACTAGTATTTCCCATCATGAATTAGACAATTGGATTTATAAAATTAGAGCAACTGTTACGTGGTTGAGTCATTTCTACATCACAGGATAGTCTAGGCTATATATAGTGGCTTCGACAGGTTAGAGTTttagtctttttattttatgagttcttaatattttattttcttattataaaGGGAGGAACAGAAGACTTCAAGGATTGGCTGCTGCTATCTTAAAACTATGGCAAAAGAGTCTTATAGCTAAGATTGCTGTGAAGTGGGGAATTCCAAATTCTGACAATGAGCAAATGGCAAATGAGCTAAAGGCAAGTTCACTAACAAATTCTATGTCCAAAATTGCTTGGAGTATTATAAAATGTATATAAGCATCATATTCCTAAATTTATTCCATAGACATAGCCAATGGATATGCATAGTGTCATTGAAATGTATAAGCAACCTTTTGTTGTCTGTAGTTCAAGTCAAGACTGCCCATGAAAATCTTTCGTTCTGATATCTGTTGCTTATGTGAGTCATTGATGTAGCGACCTGGACAAGTGAACATCCGACATCCTAACTAGCATTATTACCGGGGATTTATTCTATGACTCGGTGCATGTAAAGCATACCATCTTCCACAGGATACAATTGCTACATTGCTAGCTTCAGTTCCATGCTTGTCTATTCGGTAAATTATTTATCAGCTATATATCTAACATTAATATATCACCTGCAGCATCTTACAGGAGGAGTTCTGCTACTTCGAAATAAGTACTTTATTATTCTCTTTAGAGGCAAAGACTTTCTTCCTTGCCAAATTGCAAGTTTGGTAGAGGACAGAGAAGATGAGCTTAAAAGCTGCCAGCTCAATGAAGAAGCTGCTCGGCTGAAAGCAACTGAAAGTGAAACATGTGTTTTGAATAATGAATTCATGGCAACCACTAGCAAACTTGGAACTTTAAATGAATATCAGGATATACAAGTCAAATTTAAGGAGCTTGAACAGGAAAATAGGGACTCTAAACTTCAGTTAGAAGCTAAAAGGGAAAAATTAGAGAAGGAACTCAGGATCCAAGAATACAAGCTTCTTATTGTAAGAGTCATTCTGCCATCCCTTTTAATCATGAAATTGGTATTTGTGGAAATATTTATGATGGATTTTGCAGCTTCAAAGAAAGATAGAGAAGGCAGCTCGGGAGTTGTCTAAGTTGAATGCTGCATGGGCACCAGCTGAGCAGGATGCCGACCTCGAAATGATGacagaagaagagagagaatgCCTAAGAAAAATAGGTTTGAAGATGCATAGCAGCTTATTGCTTGGTAAGAAAGAAGGGCTTATTTATAAAACTTTCAATCAGTTTGATTTCTAAAGTTTCCAGATATCTTCTTCTGTTATTGAAACCTGATTGTTACTGTGGTTTCTTTTGCTCCTTGATCTTTATATTTGTATTAGCTGCCTATGTTTCCTGTTTCTCCTCCCTCTCACCAAAATGAAGTTTCCCCTGTAAAGTTCAAAGTATCACAACAATTAAGGAATAGCCATAGCATTAACACTcatattttatagaatttacTCAAAAAATACAAGCATTTTTCACAAGAAACGGGAAATTGGTAGAAATTTGCAGATATAGTGCTTTTGAGTCAAAAGAAGAGAAGGATTGCCATTGGTCCGAAAGTGTAATAGTTATAGAGTTCAATTGGGTTGAGAGTTTGAGCAAGCACAAAACTAAGCAGTTCGGTccttttttttccctttttggTAGATAGATTATTTTTCTTCTAGTTTGTATGTTTTGTACCACtgtttcattttaaaagtttatccCAAGGCTTTTGTCTTTACTGTTTGCTTCAGGTAGGCGTGGGGTCTTTGATGGTGTTATAGAAGGTTTACATCAGCACTGGAAACACCGGGAAGTGGTCAAGGTCATATCTATGCAGAAAATGTTTGCACAGGTCATTCGTACTGCCAAGTTTCTTGAAGCAGAAAGTGATGGCATTTTGGTATCAGTAAACAAGCTAAAAGAAGGTCATGCAATAATTATTTATCGTGGAAAAAATTACAGACGTCCTCCAAAGCTTCTCAATAATCTTCTAACTAAAAGAGAAGCATTGCGGAGATCTCTTGAAATGCAGAGGATTGGAGTAAGCAAAGCTCTTGCATTGTTTTCTTATTTACTACTTTGCTTGTTCTGGCAGTTCAATTCGTATTAAGATGTCAAATTGGTTACGTCTATACTTTACTCTTCAATTTCATGTGcttaattttcttcttttggaATGCTTGGGTTGGTGAATGGAATAATGCTATCAGTCATTGAAGTTTTTCGCATATCAGAGGCAATACGCGATCAGAGAATTAAAATTCGAATTGGTAAGCTCCTAAGCACTTTCTTCCTGCATAAATATGGCTATTATAGATGATATCTTGCATGAGCTTCTCTTAATCTCCAATCAATCATTTTGTTTCCATTTTCTGATTCATTATCTGAAGACGTCAAATCCTTTTGATTCTAAGGTAAAGAATTTGGTTCTTATGGCTGCTCTGTTAGTTCAAATTTAGTTGACGAGTTAGTGAATTCCGCAGGCACAGCTTCAGGGATCTGAGGAAAGAAttctgaaaaaattataaactacaATTGGATCCTTATGATTAACAGAGAAGTGGCGAGTGGGTCAATCTTTTTTCTTCACTTTCCTAACAATTCATGACAAGCTACTGTTTTCAGTCAAATTGTAACCTAAACCCATAGTCTTTGACTATAACCAAATCAGTTAACTCGTTTCTAGACCTTGTAGACCACATTGATATCAGTTAAGATGCTGTTACCGCACATTCTCAAGCAACCACCAATTGAAGCTGCAACGAATGACTCATCAAAGTAGTTTCTGGTGGTGCTGGTGCTAATTGTAGCAGAATTGAACCAACCGACTTCTACAGAGCTTTGGAATGGAAGAGCTATTATAATATGTATCATGAGAAGGTTGACTGCCTGAGTTATAAATAAATGCAATAAAGGGGATATTAACAAAGCTTTCTGGGAAATTTGTCTACAAATCTGCTATGCGATTATCAGACTCCTTCTAATGTCAATTTTAGGAATTTACTTTCCATCAGGGCGATTCTTTCACAAACTCAGTAAAGCTGGCTAACTGCTGACAAATGACATCCACCATTTCAAAAGGTAAAAAATGTTATCTGTGCAATTGTATTCTTATGCAGATTTCAGCAGATGTGTTATTTTCTTGGATTTCATCTCAAACTCTTTTACACTAATTCGCAGAAATAAGAGTGGAGATGGGAATATGACACGATGGAACTATGTAGATgagaaattatttttctttcgcTGGAGAAACAACTGGTAAGTGGCAACTTAAGTTCATTGTATGCCAAATTTCTCCTTCTGAAGATAGTAActcaaaaaaatagaaaattttgtTTGTGCAGGAAAAATGACACGATATGCAAAAGCAGTTTAGCTCATTTTGCAAGGATCAAACATCTATTGCAAACCATACAAGCTTCAGTTTTTTGCGTATCATCACAGGTTTTTCTGTGAACTGAATGCTAATCAATTCATTCCCATTTAGCATTAAAAACCACTATATCATGGTCTACAATTGTTCTAAGATCAATATAGAATTATCTTTAGAGTTCAGGTCTACTCATTTGCAGTAGGTCACATGGTCCCTTCTTTATTTTGGTTGAGCTTTATCTAccataaatttttgttatagGATACTATAAGAGCGGCATTTACGCAACTATGTTAATAAGTTTAAGTTTATAGCTTTTGTCGTCATCAAATGGAGATAGTTAAACTTACTATAGGTACAGAAACATTTAACTGCACATGCTGAGTCAAGCTAGATAAAGCACTCTACGGTAGACATCTCTAGGAATAGTTTGGTTTTGCTTGATCAGTATTTTGATAACCATATTCTAGATATGGTAATCCT
Coding sequences within it:
- the LOC130015449 gene encoding uncharacterized protein LOC130015449 isoform X2 yields the protein MTRWNYVDEKLFFFRWRNNWKNDTICKSSLAHFARIKHLLQTIQASVFCVSSQLQRKIEKAARELSKLNSAWAPTELDADLEMMTEEERECLRKICLKMHQLFA
- the LOC126677023 gene encoding chloroplastic group IIA intron splicing facilitator CRS1, chloroplastic isoform X1 produces the protein MPSTQFFQFFSYIPITSSLNKNNAQNPSFPTYKTTEFTLSSDSNSQSNAPIKMPTAPWMNGPLLLQPHEVLNLSKSRKNNPSKKAQIEKSDKALTAKESGVRGNKAMKNIIKTIEKLQKDEALENTQFNSEVFEKTQVRNSEGFEIVDKLAQIGGNGDRKKLQPWESEEKIPVKLEAFEMVKKPSQSDGDGEFRKMQPWEKEDKFVYWRMKKEKVVTKAELSLDKELLEKLRSEAAEMRTWVKVMKAGVTQSVVDRIRLAWNTNELAMVKFHLPLSRNMDRARDILEMKTGGLVVWTRKDIHVIYRGCNLFSEKSSGVSTVNEKIGSKDGEEEYLSTSVFIKDADKEQINGSLFEREVDRLLDGLGPRYVDWWMRKPLPVDGDSLPEVVAGFTTPFRFQYGRSKLWDNELTYLRKLARAQPTHFVLGRNRRLQGLAAAILKLWQKSLIAKIAVKWGIPNSDNEQMANELKHLTGGVLLLRNKYFIILFRGKDFLPCQIASLVEDREDELKSCQLNEEAARLKATESETCVLNNEFMATTSKLGTLNEYQDIQVKFKELEQENRDSKLQLEAKREKLEKELRIQEYKLLILQRKIEKAARELSKLNAAWAPAEQDADLEMMTEEERECLRKIGLKMHSSLLLGRRGVFDGVIEGLHQHWKHREVVKVISMQKMFAQVIRTAKFLEAESDGILVSVNKLKEGHAIIIYRGKNYRRPPKLLNNLLTKREALRRSLEMQRIGSLKFFAYQRQYAIRELKFELAQLQGSEERILKKL
- the LOC130015449 gene encoding uncharacterized protein LOC130015449 isoform X1, coding for MTRWNYVDEKLFFFRWRNNWKNDTICKSSLAHFARIKHLLQTIQASVFCVSSQLQRKIEKAARELSKLNSAWAPTELDADLEMMTEEERECLRKICLKMHQLFAC